A genomic window from Gossypium hirsutum isolate 1008001.06 chromosome D10, Gossypium_hirsutum_v2.1, whole genome shotgun sequence includes:
- the LOC107916015 gene encoding short-chain dehydrogenase ptmH: MHEPKVVLVTGCAKGGIGYEYCRAFAEQDCRVIASDIPRRKDDMLDFGSDKIEMEELDVSSDESVSSVVNGIISKYGHIDVLVNNAGIGSTGPLAELPLDAIRKAWEINALGQLRMVQQVVPHMASRRRGVIVNVGSIVGKVPTPWAGSYCSSKATVHAMTNTLRVELRPFGIDTVLVMPGSVRSNFGNSSLERLGNHDWKLYKEFKEAIAERARASQGSKATDATMFARHVVKKVLSPKPPKQIVFGHMTGLFAVLSLSPLWVRDMFFRTRFNLNKKV, translated from the coding sequence ATGCATGAACCAAAGGTTGTTCTAGTCACCGGTTGTGCAAAAGGTGGCATCGGATATGAGTATTGCCGGGCATTTGCTGAGCAGGATTGCCGGGTCATTGCCTCCGATATCCCTCGACGcaaggatgacatgctagattTCGGTTCTGATAAAATCGAAATGGAAGAGCTTGATGTTTCATCAGACGAGAGCGTATCATCAGTTGTGAACGGCATTATATCCAAGTACGGTCACATTGATGTGCTTGTAAATAATGCTGGTATAGGAAGCACCGGACCGTTAGCCGAGCTTCCGTTAGATGCAATCAGGAAAGCTTGGGAAATCAATGCATTGGGGCAGCTAAGAATGGTGCAACAAGTTGTGCCTCACATGGCGTCGAGGCGTCGGGGAGTTATAGTTAATGTAGGGAGCATCGTTGGGAAGGTGCCGACACCATGGGCAGGGTCATATTGTTCTAGCAAGGCTACAGTCCATGCCATGACCAACACTTTGCGAGTTGAATTAAGGCCCTTTGGCATCGATACGGTGCTTGTGATGCCTGGTTCTGTGAGGTCGAATTTCGGAAACTCTAGCCTCGAGAGGCTGGGAAACCATGATTGGAAACTTTATAAGGAATTCAAGGAGGCGATTGCTGAGCGGGCCAGGGCTTCGCAAGGTTCAAAGGCAACGGATGCAACTATGTTCGCTAGGCATGTGGTGAAGAAGGTTTTGAGTCCTAAACCACCAAAGCAGATAGTGTTCGGTCACATGACTGGCTTGTTTGCTGTTCTTTCATTGTCCCCGCTTTGGGTTAGAGATATGTTTTTTCGAACTCGTTTCAATTTAAATAAGAAAGTGTAA